A DNA window from Eremothecium cymbalariae DBVPG#7215 chromosome 3, complete sequence contains the following coding sequences:
- the DUS4 gene encoding tRNA dihydrouridine synthase (similar to Ashbya gossypii AER075W), which yields MSGDIVEIPKPKRLGIRNDPLLIIKNSRKLHGRPATVAGPMVRYSKLPFRQTCRHFNVDIVYTPMILAREFVRNGHARMADFTTNNKDFPLIVQVGVNNVVDLLRFAEMVIPYCDGISINCGCPIREQIREGIGSALIYNPELLYNMVKAIKDKYGDSLRLETKIRIHDHPDQTVALCDRISEAGADWITIHGRTRTTRSSVPVNIRAIKYIKEHIKNQQIPIVANGDCFNMKDFWKVAEYTGVDGVMAARGLLANPALFSGYVNCPWKAVELFWYYTMEFGGLPFQILLHHLHCMLEDMNIDKGLLKEMMLMRSTSELIDWFDKYFILRRIPDSDLTYTPGIPYRISTPKI from the coding sequence ATGTCCGGTGACATAGTGGAAATACCCAAGCCTAAACGGTTAGGCATAAGAAATGACCCACTTCtaattatcaaaaatagCCGAAAGCTACATGGCAGACCTGCAACAGTTGCTGGGCCTATGGTACGTTACTCCAAACTGCCATTTCGCCAAACTTGCCGACACTTTAACGTTGACATAGTATATACCCCAATGATACTTGCACGTGAGTTTGTTAGAAATGGCCATGCCAGAATGGCAGACTTTACCACAAACAACAAGGACTTCCCCCTAATAGTTCAAGTCGGAGTGAACAATGTTGTGGACTTACTGAGATTCGCTGAGATGGTTATTCCCTATTGTGATGGGATCAGCATAAATTGTGGTTGTCCCATAAGAGAGCAAATCAGGGAAGGAATTGGATCGGCTTTGATTTACAACCCTGAGCTGCTGTATAATATGGTGAAAGCAATAAAGGATAAATATGGAGATAGTTTAAGGctggaaacaaaaataagaaTCCATGACCATCCGGATCAGACAGTTGCTTTATGTGACAGGATCTCCGAGGCCGGTGCAGATTGGATTACGATCCATGGGAGAACAAGAACCACCAGATCATCTGTACCCGTGAATATCCGGGCAATTAAATACATTAAAGAACATAttaaaaatcaacaaattcCAATCGTCGCTAATGGAGATTGTTTTAATATGAAGGATTTCTGGAAAGTTGCAGAATATACTGGCGTCGATGGTGTCATGGCTGCCCGCGGCTTGCTAGCAAATCCAGCACTATTCAGCGGTTACGTTAATTGCCCGTGGAAAGCTGTTGAGTTATTTTGGTACTACACAATGGAATTTGGAGGTCTACCATTCCAAATTTTGCTGCATCATTTACACTGCATGCTGGAAGATATGAACATCGACAAAGGATTGCTGAAAGAAATGATGCTTATGAGGTCCACTTCAGAGTTAATAGACTGGTTCGATAAATATTTCATACTAAGAAGGATTCCTGACTCAGATCTCACATACACACCGGGGATCCCATATAGAATTAGTACGCCCAAGATTTGA
- the BRE1 gene encoding E3 ubiquitin-protein ligase BRE1 (similar to Ashbya gossypii AER074W) — translation MTEPPAKRVKLELSNPSEPLTQKDVILFQKEALFRSLNQYRSEAKVSQIQVGELRRLQDGFNERLSAVCGGLRSIARLVVEAISRDDEVEDQSAVGVCEQIIMGDDAVVVECASSFTEIVGKVLGWGGKGASIDASQWQELEVLNSRLSVENKQLRAELDSIRSYYSGVLRQYDREDSVTVKRVFKLDEDGVQQENLETKTRSPKTGSSVAVAMGQEESSALASPTEDKVNGEPVNPQEENSLQLEHELQVADFQAEIQVLEDTVKELSNWKDSNQQEIVKLRQLVGISEPKQSQNQQQPQQSNSITDSQVLVTKIDKLSEENKELQQLNDAYLSKFQQLSADREVFTNKLSTEFQTAQETLKKHNSNLEKDLVRIRTARDELLSKIAVLEAQKSKSEILKDLESMLQLQEEQINKLNERRIEPSKDALMKELQDLEKAFKELSQYSNKKYSKYINHDSLMSKLTVEKTKADQKYFAAMRSKDSILIENKNLSKNLNKSNELIQQLKDIEKTLQSKIENLNKQLQISQVNEKRLIDSNKVTSLKIMDLTSQLTKCKKASASLQQKYSKSIEDKSKVELRLSNLEIECKNLQTKLTYQENKSKKLHKALVSNGGDNGALAKELENFRTVVYCSLCSKNWKDTAIKTCGHVFCADCCKERLAARMRKCPTCNKAFSSNDLLVVHL, via the coding sequence ATGACTGAACCGCCTGCGAAGAGAGTCAAGCTGGAGCTGTCGAATCCGTCGGAGCCTCTGACGCAGAAGGATGTGATTTTATTTCAGAAAGAGGCTTTGTTTAGAAGTTTAAATCAGTATCGCTCGGAGGCCAAAGTTTCACAGATACAGGTTGGGGAACTAAGGCGGTTGCAGGATGGGTTTAACGAACGGCTGTCTGCAGTGTGTGGGGGGTTGAGGAGCATAGCACGTTTGGTGGTGGAAGCGATTTCACGCGACGACGAGGTTGAGGATCAGAGTGCGGTAGGTGTGTGCGAGCAGATAATCATGGGTGATGATGCAGTGGTTGTTGAGTGCGCTTCTTCTTTCACTGAGATTGTCGGCAAGGTTTTAGGTTGGGGCGGTAAGGGAGCGTCTATTGATGCTTCGCAATGGCAGGAGTTGGAGGTGCTAAATAGTAGACTGTCTGTGGAAAACAAGCAGTTGCGTGCCGAGTTGGACTCTATCAGGTCATATTATAGTGGGGTGTTGCGCCAGTATGATCGGGAGGATAGTGTAACTGTAAAGCGAGTCTTCAAGCTGGACGAGGACGGGGTGCAGCAGGAGAATCTCGAAACGAAAACTCGTTCACCGAAGACAGGTTCCAgtgttgctgttgctaTGGGTCAGGAGGAGTCATCCGCATTAGCTTCTCCGACCGAAGATAAGGTCAACGGCGAGCCTGTGAACCCTCAGGAGGAGAATTCTTTGCAACTGGAGCACGAATTACAAGTAGCTGATTTTCAGGCGGAAATCCAGGTGCTAGAGGACACAGTGAAGGAACTGTCCAACTGGAAAGATAGTAATCAACAAGAAATTGTTAAACTCCGCCAGCTGGTAGGCATTTCAGAACCAAAGCAGTCGCAGAACCAACAACAGCCACAGCAGTCTAACTCCATTACTGATAGCCAGGTGTTAGTAACCAAAATCGATAAGCTCTCCGAGGAAAATAAGGAATTGCAACAATTGAATGATGCTTATTTGAGCAagtttcaacaactttCAGCAGACCGAGAGGTATTCACAAATAAGTTGTCTACGGAATTTCAAACTGCACAGGAAACACTGAAGAAGCACAACTCGAATCTGGAAAAGGACCTTGTTAGGATAAGAACTGCGCGCGATGAATTACTCAGTAAAATCGCTGTTCTTGAGGCTCAAAAGTCAAAATCTGAAATATTGAAAGATCTTGAAAGTATGTTACAACTACAAGAAGAACAGattaataaattaaatGAAAGAAGAATCGAGCCTTCCAAGGATGCGTTGATGAAGGAGCTGCAGGATCTAGAAAAGGCATTCAAAGAGTTATCGCAGTATTCAAACAAGAAGTACTCCAAATACATAAACCATGACTCACTGATGTCGAAATTAACGGTAGAAAAGACCAAAGCTGACCAGAAATACTTTGCGGCTATGAGATCCAAAGATTCTATCTTAATTGAAAACAAgaatttgtcaaaaaacttgaataAGTCGAATGAGTTGATACAGCAGCTTAAAGACATCGAGAAAACCCTACAATCAAAGATTGAAAACTTAAACAAGCAATTGCAGATTTCTCAGGTAAACGAAAAAAGGTTAATTGATTCAAACAAGGTCACTTCTTTGAAGATTATGGACCTGACCTCCCAATTAACGAAATGCAAGAAGGCATCTGCATCTTTACAACAGAAATACTCGAAATCAATTGAGGACAAGTCAAAAGTAGAATTAAGACTAAGCAACTTGGAAATTGAATGCAAGAATTTGCAAACTAAATTAACTTACCAGGAgaacaaatcaaaaaagCTTCACAAAGCATTGGTATCTAATGGTGGGGATAACGGTGCACTAGCCAAAGAGCTAGAAAATTTCCGCACTGTTGTATACTGTTCATTGTGTTCTAAGAATTGGAAGGATACTGCTATTAAAACTTGTGGCCATGTATTTTGTGCGGATTGCTGCAAGGAAAGATTAGCTGCGAGAATGAGGAAGTGTCCCACTTGTAATAAGGCTTTTTCATCAAACGACTTACTCGTTGTTCatttgtaa